One window of the Candidatus Chryseobacterium colombiense genome contains the following:
- a CDS encoding PepSY-associated TM helix domain-containing protein codes for MKKKHHHKKNPSLVKKWTGRLHLWLGLGIGFLIFIISITGALYVFKDEIENFTRKDVIYHNEQNIEHKQVLPIRVLEREVVNQVKEKYPVHWVNIPIDKKMSYLFYWYEHNPKGWNYFDEFPIYKVAYVNPYNGEVLRTYDEKNGFFQIVKMIHWSYLLKQEWGTYLVGIPVLIFIFMLISGIILWWPKNKAARKQRFSFKWQNVKSWKRKNYDLHNVLGFYASIFALIFSLTGLFYAFFVVQAAFYFIFSGGKTTYPDFSSIKTKAPIELRTEGTLDKISNTVKTKYPDSYGFSIDLGHEHMDDHEHPNFEVYVKHLSYSYHKSSSLIFDENSGELLHTHDMKDKNFGEKAVGANYDIHVGSILGLPTKIIAFIVSLICASLPVTGFMIWWGRRKKKTLKTV; via the coding sequence ATGAAGAAAAAGCATCACCATAAAAAAAATCCGAGCTTAGTAAAAAAATGGACAGGCAGATTGCATTTGTGGCTGGGTCTTGGGATTGGATTTCTAATCTTCATTATCTCCATTACCGGAGCATTATATGTTTTTAAGGATGAAATCGAAAACTTCACCCGTAAAGATGTCATCTACCACAACGAGCAGAATATTGAGCACAAACAGGTTCTTCCGATTCGTGTTTTGGAACGTGAAGTGGTAAATCAGGTGAAAGAAAAATATCCTGTTCATTGGGTAAATATCCCGATCGACAAAAAGATGTCTTATCTTTTTTATTGGTATGAACACAACCCGAAAGGCTGGAATTATTTTGATGAATTTCCTATCTATAAAGTGGCTTATGTTAATCCTTACAACGGAGAGGTTTTAAGAACGTACGACGAGAAAAACGGATTCTTCCAGATCGTAAAAATGATCCACTGGAGCTATCTTTTGAAGCAGGAATGGGGAACCTATCTGGTGGGAATTCCTGTGCTGATTTTTATTTTCATGCTGATTTCCGGGATTATTCTTTGGTGGCCTAAAAATAAAGCCGCAAGAAAACAACGTTTTTCTTTCAAATGGCAAAATGTAAAAAGCTGGAAAAGAAAAAATTACGACCTTCACAATGTATTGGGATTTTATGCCTCCATTTTTGCATTAATCTTTTCGCTAACAGGATTGTTCTATGCTTTCTTTGTTGTTCAGGCTGCATTTTATTTCATCTTTTCAGGAGGAAAAACCACTTATCCTGACTTTTCATCCATTAAAACGAAAGCTCCGATCGAGCTGAGAACAGAAGGAACTTTAGACAAGATCAGTAATACCGTCAAAACAAAATACCCTGATTCTTATGGTTTCTCTATTGATCTTGGACACGAGCATATGGACGATCACGAACATCCGAATTTTGAAGTTTATGTAAAACACTTATCATACTCTTACCACAAAAGCAGCAGCTTAATTTTTGATGAAAACTCTGGAGAATTGCTTCATACTCACGATATGAAAGACAAAAATTTCGGGGAAAAAGCCGTTGGAGCCAACTATGATATCCACGTCGGATCCATTTTGGGACTTCCTACAAAGATCATCGCTTTTATTGTAAGTTTGATATGTGCCTCATTACCAGTTACTGGCTTCATGATATGGTGGGGAAGAAGAAAAAAGAAAACACTTAAAACCGTTTAA
- a CDS encoding PepSY-associated TM helix domain-containing protein, with product MKKKHHHKKKPSRIKKWSAKLHLWFGLSVGMIVFIVSLTGTMYVFKDEIQNILRKDAIWVNPETISQSPMSISVLKEKVSLEVKEKFPISSVEIPLDKNKSYEFLYYEKNKKGWNYFQEVKINKLVYVNQYTGQILGIYDEKYDLFPILKAIHWSLLLKTDWGKYVVGIPVVLFIIMLFTGIILWWPKNKKTRKSRLSFDWKNVKTWKRKNYDLHSILGFYVSFVALLMSLTGIYFSYPWVKNVFNFTLSGSLELPKDKDIKSPDSLLIRTNSIYDITTQETKKRYQESSSFRIPLNGKNKKGKELKNIPVTVYQKDGRFSERSLIVFDKYSGKILSDKPHQSLTNAEKYANANYDIHTGSYFGLFGKIIWFLAGLLCTSLPVTGFLIWWGKYKKQGNKRKI from the coding sequence ATGAAGAAAAAACATCATCATAAGAAGAAACCTTCAAGGATAAAAAAATGGTCTGCCAAACTACATTTGTGGTTTGGTTTATCTGTTGGTATGATTGTCTTTATTGTTTCCTTAACGGGTACTATGTATGTTTTCAAAGATGAAATACAGAACATCCTCAGAAAAGATGCAATCTGGGTTAATCCGGAAACAATTTCTCAGTCTCCAATGTCTATTTCAGTCCTTAAAGAAAAAGTTTCTTTGGAAGTCAAAGAAAAGTTTCCTATCAGTTCGGTTGAAATTCCTTTGGATAAAAACAAATCTTACGAGTTTCTATATTATGAAAAGAATAAAAAAGGATGGAATTATTTTCAGGAAGTTAAAATTAATAAGCTTGTCTACGTTAATCAGTATACAGGGCAGATTTTGGGAATTTATGACGAAAAGTATGACCTCTTCCCTATTTTAAAAGCCATTCACTGGAGTTTACTCTTAAAAACAGACTGGGGAAAATATGTAGTCGGAATTCCGGTAGTATTATTTATCATTATGCTGTTTACAGGAATTATCCTTTGGTGGCCAAAAAATAAAAAAACAAGAAAAAGCCGCCTTTCATTTGACTGGAAAAATGTAAAAACCTGGAAACGTAAAAACTATGACCTTCACAGCATTCTAGGCTTTTACGTATCTTTCGTTGCTTTGTTGATGAGCCTTACCGGAATCTATTTCTCGTATCCATGGGTGAAAAATGTGTTCAATTTTACGCTTTCCGGTTCTTTGGAGCTTCCGAAAGATAAAGACATTAAATCGCCTGACTCTCTTTTAATAAGAACCAATTCAATTTATGATATTACGACCCAGGAGACTAAAAAACGATATCAGGAATCATCAAGCTTCAGAATTCCGTTAAACGGAAAAAATAAAAAAGGAAAAGAACTAAAAAATATTCCTGTCACAGTCTATCAGAAAGATGGAAGATTCAGTGAAAGAAGTCTGATTGTTTTTGATAAATATTCAGGAAAAATCTTATCAGATAAACCTCATCAAAGTCTTACTAATGCAGAGAAATATGCCAATGCCAATTATGACATTCATACAGGTTCCTATTTTGGACTGTTTGGAAAAATAATTTGGTTTTTAGCCGGACTTTTATGTACATCGTTACCTGTAACCGGCTTTCTGATCTGGTGGGGAAAATATAAAAAACAAGGAAACAAAAGGAAAATATGA
- a CDS encoding ROK family protein has protein sequence MSLVDLSKHVALGIDIGGTNTKFGVVNHRGEVLEKGNIRTDAYATVEEYIDALYEAVHPMIESHGEEKNFDGIGVGAPNANYYTGTIEQAPNLPWKGIIPFAELMKAKFGLPCTITNDANAAAIGEMLFGAARGMKDFIMITLGTGVGSGIIAGGKLIYGHDGFAGELGHTIVKPGGRKHWSTGSEGSLEAYASATGIAITAKKMRAEFPESMLSQYPEESINSKTVHECALKGDPISIEVFRYTGQKLGEALANFVMFSSPEAILLFGGVIKAGDFILKPTKLHMERNLLPIFRNKVKLVFSELDEADAAILGASALVWEK, from the coding sequence ATGTCATTAGTAGATTTGTCAAAACACGTTGCGCTAGGTATTGATATTGGCGGAACAAACACAAAATTTGGGGTGGTGAACCACCGAGGTGAAGTTCTTGAAAAAGGAAATATCCGAACGGATGCCTACGCTACTGTAGAAGAATATATTGACGCTTTATACGAGGCTGTTCATCCTATGATCGAAAGCCACGGAGAAGAGAAAAATTTTGATGGGATAGGAGTCGGTGCTCCCAATGCCAACTACTATACAGGAACTATAGAACAGGCTCCCAATTTACCTTGGAAAGGAATTATTCCCTTTGCCGAATTAATGAAAGCTAAGTTCGGATTGCCATGCACAATAACCAATGATGCCAATGCTGCTGCCATCGGGGAAATGCTTTTCGGAGCTGCCAGAGGAATGAAGGATTTTATCATGATTACTTTAGGAACTGGTGTAGGAAGCGGAATCATTGCAGGAGGTAAACTAATCTACGGACACGATGGTTTTGCCGGAGAATTAGGCCATACTATCGTAAAACCAGGCGGAAGAAAACACTGGAGTACAGGCTCTGAAGGAAGTCTTGAAGCATACGCTTCTGCAACAGGTATCGCGATTACAGCCAAGAAAATGAGAGCGGAGTTCCCTGAATCTATGCTCAGCCAATATCCTGAAGAATCCATTAATTCTAAAACAGTACACGAATGTGCTTTGAAAGGAGATCCAATCTCAATTGAAGTTTTCAGATATACAGGACAAAAATTAGGAGAAGCATTGGCAAACTTTGTGATGTTCTCGTCTCCGGAAGCCATTCTTTTATTCGGAGGCGTAATCAAAGCAGGAGATTTTATCTTAAAGCCTACAAAACTTCATATGGAAAGAAACCTTCTTCCTATTTTCAGAAATAAAGTAAAATTAGTTTTCAGTGAACTGGACGAAGCAGATGCAGCAATCTTAGGAGCAAGTGCTTTAGTTTGGGAAAAATAA
- a CDS encoding TonB-dependent receptor, giving the protein MKNVLICASLLGSMLTFAQEKKDSTTTKNIEEVIINKMVKKLDTESSNKMPVKFIENPQVYSSIDKGILENENIFTVDDAYRNVTGLQKMWNPTGRAGDGGSFFVLRGFPSQASTRNGVVAPVTSTIDAINVETLEFLKGPVGTLYGSTVASYGGLINRVTKKPQQNFFGAVSASAGSYNTYRTTADINAPITKDLFFRINTAYTNEGNFTKTDAKNQYTTFAPSLTWNVSDKLQLNVDYELFDNRVTANPYFFYLSPNSLNQINNMKDLEKAAGLNYKESYTGNDLYMTARNSNIFGNAKWKINDNITSNTYINNSDSYSDGYNPYFSISYTGGQYMIARADQSTNDSKKSWFQIQQNFNFNYDFSNGMKNKTVVGFDYMRTTERLKYKYLNKNVDSYLTNGASDYIAVSGADYSGMNATALSALYANSANFSTWDYLRDLNTYSGYISNLFTPIANLHIMAGLRYENNDYLGGMSGPNAEKAFNQSAFSPKAGIVYEIVKDKFSVFGNYQNSFKSNGYYTFDTAGNTTLSDPERGNQFEGGFKASLFKNRFNATVSYYNIKVKNQLLYTGEYAPNFVSVQKQAASTLSKGFELEVNAYLVKGFSFVGGLAYNDTVDEANNTRPTTAGSFWNANFNLAYQFVDGKVKGLGFGFGGNYASDNNVTGDFILPKYFVLNANAFYDAKKFRIGVKVDNFTNEHYWTGYSTANPQKLANFLGTIAYKF; this is encoded by the coding sequence ATGAAAAATGTACTGATCTGTGCTTCATTGTTGGGTTCTATGCTAACGTTTGCTCAGGAGAAAAAAGATTCTACAACTACAAAAAATATAGAGGAAGTTATCATCAACAAAATGGTGAAAAAACTCGATACTGAATCTTCCAACAAAATGCCAGTAAAGTTCATAGAAAATCCACAAGTCTATTCTTCTATTGATAAAGGGATCTTGGAAAATGAAAATATTTTTACTGTAGATGATGCTTACAGGAATGTAACCGGTTTGCAGAAAATGTGGAATCCTACCGGAAGAGCCGGAGATGGTGGTTCATTCTTCGTTTTGAGGGGTTTTCCTTCACAAGCTTCTACAAGAAATGGCGTGGTTGCACCCGTTACTTCCACAATTGATGCAATCAATGTTGAAACGTTGGAATTTCTAAAAGGTCCGGTCGGAACACTCTACGGAAGTACGGTTGCTTCGTACGGTGGCCTTATTAATAGAGTTACCAAAAAACCACAGCAAAATTTCTTTGGCGCAGTCTCTGCTTCTGCAGGAAGTTACAATACTTACAGAACAACTGCCGATATTAATGCACCAATTACAAAAGACTTGTTTTTCCGTATAAATACTGCATATACAAATGAAGGAAATTTCACAAAAACCGATGCAAAAAATCAATATACAACATTCGCCCCAAGTTTAACTTGGAATGTTTCCGACAAACTTCAGTTGAATGTAGATTATGAATTGTTTGACAACCGAGTAACGGCAAATCCTTATTTCTTCTATCTTTCTCCCAACTCTTTGAACCAAATCAACAATATGAAAGATTTAGAAAAAGCGGCGGGTTTGAATTATAAAGAATCTTACACCGGAAACGATTTGTACATGACAGCCAGAAACTCTAATATTTTCGGAAATGCAAAGTGGAAAATCAATGATAATATAACTTCAAACACTTATATAAATAATTCAGATTCTTATTCCGACGGTTACAATCCATATTTTTCGATTTCTTACACAGGAGGACAATATATGATTGCCAGAGCAGACCAGTCTACAAACGACAGTAAAAAATCTTGGTTCCAAATTCAACAAAACTTCAATTTCAATTATGATTTTTCAAACGGAATGAAAAACAAAACGGTTGTTGGTTTTGATTATATGAGAACTACAGAAAGATTGAAATACAAATATTTGAATAAAAATGTAGATTCTTATTTGACCAATGGTGCTTCTGACTATATTGCAGTTTCAGGTGCAGATTATTCCGGAATGAATGCCACTGCTTTGTCTGCACTTTATGCAAATTCTGCAAATTTTTCAACTTGGGATTATTTGAGAGATTTGAATACCTATTCAGGATATATTTCCAATTTATTTACTCCGATTGCAAATTTGCACATTATGGCAGGACTTCGTTATGAAAACAATGATTATTTGGGTGGAATGTCTGGACCAAATGCGGAGAAAGCATTCAACCAATCTGCATTTTCGCCAAAAGCAGGAATTGTTTACGAAATCGTGAAAGATAAATTCTCGGTTTTCGGAAACTACCAGAACTCTTTCAAATCTAACGGATATTATACTTTTGATACAGCAGGAAACACAACTTTATCAGATCCTGAAAGAGGAAATCAGTTTGAAGGAGGTTTCAAAGCAAGCTTATTTAAAAACAGATTCAATGCAACGGTTTCTTACTATAACATCAAAGTGAAAAACCAATTGCTTTATACCGGAGAATATGCTCCAAACTTTGTTTCAGTTCAAAAACAGGCCGCTTCTACACTCAGCAAAGGATTCGAGTTGGAAGTTAATGCATATCTTGTAAAAGGGTTTTCTTTCGTCGGAGGTTTGGCTTATAATGATACTGTTGATGAAGCTAATAATACAAGACCAACAACAGCAGGTTCTTTCTGGAATGCAAACTTCAACTTGGCTTATCAATTTGTTGATGGAAAAGTAAAAGGACTAGGATTCGGATTCGGTGGAAATTATGCTAGCGACAATAATGTAACCGGAGATTTTATTTTACCAAAATATTTCGTTTTGAATGCCAATGCGTTTTACGATGCAAAGAAATTCAGAATCGGAGTTAAAGTTGACAACTTCACAAATGAACATTATTGGACAGGGTATTCCACAGCAAATCCTCAAAAATTGGCAAACTTCTTAGGAACAATTGCTTATAAATTCTAA